The following coding sequences lie in one Populus trichocarpa isolate Nisqually-1 chromosome 14, P.trichocarpa_v4.1, whole genome shotgun sequence genomic window:
- the LOC7464891 gene encoding homeobox-leucine zipper protein ANTHOCYANINLESS 2 codes for MSFGGFLENTSPGGGGARIVADIPYNNNNMPTGAIVQPRLVSPSITKSMFNSPGLSLALQQPNIDGQGDITRMSENFETSVGRRSREEEHESRSGSDNMDGASGDDQDAADNPPRKKRYHRHTPQQIQELEALFKECPHPDEKQRLELSRRLCLETRQVKFWFQNRRTQMKTQLERHENSLLRQENDKLRAENMSIRDAMRNPMCSNCGGPAIIGDISLEEQHLRIENARLKDELDRVCALAGKFLGRPISSLASSLGPPMPNSSLELGVGSNGFAGLSTVATTLPLGPDFVGGISGALPVLTQTRPATTGVTGIGRSLERSMFLELALAAMDELVKMAQTDEPLWIRSFDGGREILNHEEYLRTITPCIGMKPSGFVSEASRETGMVIINSLALVETLMDSNRWAEMFPCVIARTSTTDVIANGMGGTRNGSLQLMHAELQVLSPLVPVREVNFLRFCKQHAEGVWAVVDVSVDTIRETSGASPTFVNCRRLPSGCVVQDMPNGYSKVTWIEHAEYDESQTHQLYRPLISSGMGFGAQRWIATLQRQSECLAILMSSNVPSRDHTAITASGRRSMLKLAQRMTANFCAGVCASTVHKWNKLNAGNVDEDVRVMTRKSVDDPGEPPGIVLSAATSVWLPVSPQRLFDFLRDERLRSEWDILSNGGPMQEMAHIAKGQDHGNCVSLLRASAMNANQSSMLILQETCIDAAGSLVVYAPVDIPAMHVVMNGGDSAYVALLPSGFAIVPDGPGSRGPPTTNGGPTANNNSNGGGPERVSGSLLTVAFQILVNSLPTAKLTVESVETVNNLISCTVQKIKAALQCES; via the exons ATGAGTTTTGGGGGTTTTCTTGAAAACACTAGTCCTGGTGGTGGTGGCGCAAGAATTGTGGCTGATATACcttataacaacaacaacatgcCCACTGGTGCAATAGTTCAGCCTCGCCTTGTCTCTCCTTCTATCACTAAATCCATGTTCAACTCTCCTGGACTCTCACTGGCTCTT CAACAACCAAACATAGATGGTCAAGGAGATATAACTAGAATGTCTGAGAACTTTGAGACAAGTGTGGGTAGGAGAAGCCGAGAAGAAGAACATGAGAGCAGATCTGGTAGTGATAACATGGATGGTGCTTCTGGTGATGACCAAGATGCAGCTGATAATCCtccaagaaaaaagagataCCACCGACACACCCCACAACAAATCCAAGAACTTGAAGC TTTGTTTAAGGAGTGTCCTCATCCTGATGAGAAACAAAGATTGGAGCTTAGTAGAAGGCTGTGCTTGGAGACCAGGCAAGTGAAGTTCTGGTTTCAAAATCGTCGAACCCAAATGAAG ACTCAATTGGAGCGCCATGAGAACTCATTACTCAGGCAAGAGAACGACAAGCTTCGAGCGGAAAACATGTCCATAAGAGATGCTATGAGAAATCCAATGTGCTCAAACTGTGGTGGTCCTGCAATAATTGGTGATATTTCACTTGAAGAACAGCATCTGAGGATTGAGAATGCTAGGTTAAAAGATGAACTAGATCGAGTTTGTGCGCTTGCTGGCAAGTTCTTAGGTCGCCCCATATCTTCGTTGGCTTCTTCACTTGGCCCTCCGATGCCAAATTCAAGCTTGGAGCTTGGTGTTGGTAGTAATGGTTTTGCTGGTTTAAGCACTGTAGCTACAACATTGCCTTTGGGACCTGATTTTGTAGGTGGGATTTCTGGTGCTTTGCCTGTACTAACTCAAACTAGACCAGCGACAACTGGTGTTACTGGGATTGGTAGATCACTGGAGAGATCCATGTTCTTGGAGTTGGCTTTGGCTGCCATGGATGAATTGGTTAAGATGGCTCAGACTGATGAGCCTCTTTGGATCAGGAGCTTCGATGGTGGTAGGGAAATATTGAACCATGAGGAGTACTTGAGAACTATCACTCCTTGCATTGGAATGAAGCCTAGTGGCTTTGTTAGTGAGGCTTCGAGAGAGACTGGGATGGTAATCATCAACAGTTTGGCCCTAGTTGAGACACTGATGGATTCA AACCGATGGGCAGAAATGTTTCCTTGCGTGATTGCCAGGACCTCTACAACTGATGTGATAGCCAATGGAATGGGGGGAACTAGAAATGGTTCACTTCAATTG ATGCACGCGGAGCTCCAAGTCTTATCCCCTTTGGTTCCTGTTCGTGAGGTCAATTTTCTCCGATTTTGCAAGCAGCACGCCGAGGGGGTTTGGGCTGTTGTTGATGTGTCCGTCGATACCATCAGAGAAACTTCTGGTGCGTCACCGACATTCGTGAACTGTAGGAGGCTTCCTTCTGGCTGTGTGGTGCAAGATATGCCCAATGGGTACTCTAag GTTACATGGATTGAGCATGCAGAATATGATGAAAGCCAAACACACCAGCTCTATCGGCCGTTGATAAGTTCCGGCATGGGCTTTGGGGCCCAACGATGGATAGCCACTCTCCAACGCCAAAGCGAGTGCCTAGCCATTCTCATGTCCTCTAATGTACCCAGTCGAGACCACACAg CTATAACTGCAAGTGGTCGCCGAAGCATGCTGAAGCTGGCGCAAAGAATGACGGCTAACTTCTGTGCCGGGGTTTGTGCCTCAACAGTGCACAAATGGAACAAGCTAAATGCAggaaatgtcgatgaagatgtTAGGGTTATGACCAGAAAGAGCGTTGATGATCCTGGTGAGCCACCAGGCATTGTTTTGAGCGCTGCCACCTCTGTCTGGCTACCTGTTTCTCCACAGAGACTCTTTGATTTCCTCCGCGATGAACGGCTCAGAAGCGAATGGGACATCCTCTCCAACGGCGGACCAATGCAGGAAATGGCCCACATTGCCAAAGGCCAAGATCATGGCAACTGTGTCTCCCTCCTACGGGCTAGC GCCATGAATGCTAACCAGAGTAGCATGTTGATACTGCAAGAGACTTGCATAGATGCAGCAGGGTCACTTGTAGTGTACGCTCCCGTTGACATTCCGGCCATGCACGTGGTGATGAATGGTGGCGATTCAGCCTACGTAGCGCTTCTTCCGTCAGGTTTCGCTATCGTACCAGATGGGCCCGGTTCACGTGGGCCCCCAACAACAAACGGTGGCCCAACtgctaataataatagcaatggTGGTGGCCCAGAGAGGGTGAGTGGGTCCCTCTTGACGGTGGCGTTCCAAATATTGGTGAATAGTCTTCCTACAGCCAAGCTCACGGTAGAATCGGTGGAGACAGTCAACAACCTCATTTCATGCACTGTCCAGAAGATCAAGGCAGCTCTGCAGTGTGAAAGCTGA